One Deltaproteobacteria bacterium genomic region harbors:
- the hemG gene encoding protoporphyrinogen oxidase, with protein sequence MIPIPNLIIGGGIAGVAIAVELLQRGSDFCLLESTPRLGGKVESLSTDKAHFEFGPNALAGVSPEMTQLLERLDLAGSLVEANSVARRRFILKNGKPTLLPSKPPQILTTTALSPRGRIRFLAEAVHVPRRKKEEESVWDFFARHFGTETAKYIADPFVSGIFAGDAKQISLSAAFPTMAEA encoded by the coding sequence ATGATCCCGATTCCCAACCTGATCATCGGCGGGGGAATTGCCGGCGTTGCGATTGCCGTTGAACTTCTTCAACGCGGGTCCGATTTTTGTCTTCTCGAATCCACTCCCCGTCTGGGAGGCAAGGTCGAGTCCCTGTCGACCGATAAGGCCCACTTCGAATTCGGCCCCAATGCCCTGGCAGGCGTTTCCCCGGAAATGACACAACTCCTCGAACGGCTGGATCTGGCCGGTTCGCTTGTCGAGGCAAATTCCGTCGCGCGTCGGCGGTTTATTTTAAAGAACGGCAAGCCGACCCTCCTCCCGTCAAAGCCCCCGCAGATTTTGACCACAACGGCGCTCTCTCCCCGGGGGCGGATCCGGTTTTTGGCCGAAGCGGTTCATGTCCCGAGGAGAAAAAAAGAGGAAGAGTCGGTCTGGGATTTTTTTGCGCGGCATTTTGGCACCGAAACCGCAAAATACATCGCCGATCCCTTTGTCTCCGGAATCTTCGCCGGCGACGCAAAACAGATATCCCTTTCCGCGGCCTTTCCTACGATGGCGGAGGCCTAA